A single genomic interval of Phycisphaerae bacterium harbors:
- a CDS encoding NADH-quinone oxidoreductase subunit A produces MSEGAALDLIYVVAFGLGGLAFALGPIVVVHLLAARKTRQYANKTGQPIECGMEPIGDAWIRYSAVYYLYALVFVAFAVDVLFLVPVAVVYNRVEGVVIRDFVELVIFVGVLSLVVVYAWKKGVFEWKRKKTSF; encoded by the coding sequence ATGAGTGAAGGCGCGGCGCTCGATCTGATCTACGTGGTTGCCTTCGGGCTGGGTGGGCTGGCATTTGCCCTGGGGCCGATCGTCGTCGTCCACCTACTGGCCGCCCGGAAGACACGCCAGTATGCCAACAAGACTGGCCAGCCCATCGAATGCGGCATGGAGCCGATCGGCGACGCCTGGATTCGCTACAGTGCGGTCTACTACCTGTATGCCCTGGTTTTCGTAGCCTTTGCGGTGGATGTGCTGTTCCTGGTGCCGGTCGCGGTGGTCTACAACCGGGTGGAAGGTGTCGTGATCCGCGACTTCGTCGAGCTGGTCATCTTTGTCGGGGTGCTGTCGCTGGTGGTCGTGTATGCGTGGAAGAAGGGTGTGTTTGAATGGAAGCGCAAGAAGACCAGCTTCTGA